The Mucilaginibacter gracilis genomic interval GTTGATGAAGCAGTGAAGTAAATTGTAAATATGAACTAGTGTCATGTTAATAGTATTAAGTCTTGAGTGGAAAGTTAGCTTATTCTCTTTCTGACTTAGAACTTAATACTTGTGGCTAAAGACTATCCGTCATTACACTATTAACATGGCACTAGCTACATCCCACTCAGTAAATTGAAGGGCATTTCGGTGGCATCATAAATTGAAAATTAAAAAAGAATGAAATTTAGATTGGTGCTGCATCATCAGTTTTAAAACAGATACTATATGCATTTGAGCACCGGAGTTAAATTTGTAACTTTTAAGCTTTCTGCGGTAATCTAACGGTTATTTGCCGCTCATTCGGGTTGTTTTTTTTCGCCGTCCTAACCAGATCAGGAAGCCCGAGATGGGTAAGAAAGCGCAGAACAGGGCAATGAAAGTAGCCAGTATTTTAGTGGGAAGGCCGTAGATGCTCCCGGTATGTAAGGCATAATTGCTTGTCCGCCATTTCTCGCCCAACTGCTTTTGTGCCTGGGTTTGGGAATAATATAAACGGCCGTTTTGTGAATTGTACAAGTATTCGTCCCACTCATCCCAGCCAGAGCCGGTATTGTAATGAACCACGCAGAAAAGTGCCTGCGCGCTGTCTGGTTTGGCTTGTCCTGGTAAACTAAAACCAATACTTTCCCAATGCGGCACGCGCTTTTCCGCATTTTGGATCAGGCTTTCATAAGTATAAGCACTTTTGATGGCGGGCTTTACACTGGGTTCGGCAAACATCTTTTTCGGGTCCGCACCCAGTAAACGATAAATGCCGCTTTCCCACCAGCTAAACGTCCAGGCGAGACCGGTAGCAGCAAAAAACAAAATAAAGATCCAGGTATAAATACCGCCGATATTGTGCAGATCGTAATTCTTTCGCCGCCAGCGCGTGGTCTTTTTCCAGCGGAACCAAAGCCGTTGTTTTAAAGCCGCTTTATGTTTAGGCCACCACAGCACAATACCGGTTAGGGCCATAACAAACAGGATAAGTGTAGCCGTACCAACTATATAATGGCCTACCTCGTATTTCAGCTGCAACGAAGTGTGCAGGGCATACATAATCCAGATCAGTTCGCGCCGGTTGTCAATAATGCCCAGCACCTTACCAGTATAACGATCCACATAAACCTGTTCGTAAACCAAATAAGCCGATTGATAATACCAGGACGGGTGTGGATTGAGTTTAACTACGTCAAATACGACCGACTTATGCGGATCACGTGCCCTTGCCACGTAGGTAATATCCCGGCCAGGTTCTACCAGCTTCGCACTCCTGATCAAAATATCCATCGGCAGTTCCTGCCGTCCTATTGCCGGTACATAAACCATGTCGCGGTGCAGCCAGTTGGTCAATTCCGTTTGCCAGACGAATACAGCTGCGCCAAATAAACTAATAAAAACCACCAGCCCGGACGCGAGACCGAGCCAGAGGTGTAACTTGCCGGCTATCTTTTTAATCATTAATAGAATTTATAGCTTAGGTTTAACGAATAAGAACGGGTAGGTTGCGGCTGCATAAACGGCCCCCAATAGTACACGTTTGTTAAATTATCCACTTTTAAGCCGATACGGTATTTCCCGCGGTCATAAAAAGCGGTCGAGCTTAATAACACGTATGATGGTACGGTCACCAGGTCCGTATCGTCGCCATACGAACTGCTTGAGTAATTACCGCCAAAACCCAACCCAAAGCCTTTTAAAGATCCTTTACGGAGCGCGTAGCTGGCCCAGCCGTTAATTAAATGCTTAGGAGTGCCATAAGGCCTTTTGCCCTGGATGGCGGCGTCGGCCTTGGTAAATTCGCTGATATTGTAACCGTAGCCCAGCAGAATGTTGAGGCCATTTACCGGGTTAGCTACTAGTTCCGCCTCCAGTCCTTTACTACTTTGCGTTGCATCCTGCAAATAAAAGTTAGTGTTAGCCGGATTGGTACGCAATTTATCTTTCACCAGGATGTCATAATAGCTCAGCGTAGCCGACCATTTATTATTCGCGCTCTCCATTTTAAAGCCACCTTCATATTGAAAGGCTTGTTCGGGCTTAAATAACTTACCATCCTCAGCTTTGGCATTGGTATAGCTAAATCCGTTCTGGTAGTTAGCGAATGCAGATAAAGTACCTTTTATTAGTTGGTAAACTGCACCGAATTTTGGTGACGCTTTAGTTTGACTAAAAGCACCGGTATAAGTGTTTGTATTAATATCATGGAAACCGTGATCGTCGTAATGATCGATCCGCACCGAAGCCAGCACATTCAGGCGATCAGTAATATTAATCACATCTGCGAAATAAACGGCGGAATTAAAGGTGTTCTGATCCGATGGAGATTTCTTTAGCGTATCTATCGCTTTATCAAAAGCCGAACGGCTTACAAAGAGATTGCCCGGCTGTGTATAGTTGATTACATCGAAGTTGGTTGATACATAGTAATACGGGTCCTGGCGGTAAGCGGTATAATCAAACCCTAACAACAAACGGTGACGCATGCCACCGAGCTGCACGTCGCCGGTAAAATTTTGCTGGATTTCCGTTTGGTGATACTTGTCTGATAATAAGCCAACCTGCCGAATCATCTGGTGATCATCTAAAATATATTTATCCAGAAACATCTGATGCGGCGCGTAAACTCCGTTCAAGGTAAAAAGGGTCTGGGATTTCCATTGTTTACTGAACTGGTAGTTAGCTTGCAGGTAAACATTATAATTAGTCAGCTTGGTGTCTATATCATTGCCCTGGTAGCTGCGGTTATAATCCAGCGGGATATCCTTATAGCTTTTGCCAGCCCAGTAAGTATTATCCGCCAGGTTGAAACCATTAATGGAGCCGGTATGGCGCTGATACAGTTCTGCTTCAAAGTTAAAAGTTAGTTTATTGCTGGCTTTGTAGGTAAGGCTCGGCGCGATAAAGTAATTATGCTCAAACCCGGCGTCCTGGAAATTACCGTTATGGTCGGCAGCCGCATTAAGGCGGAATAATACCTTTTTATCGTTGCTTAAGGGCGTGTTCACATCAGCGGTTACGCGGTTTAAACCAAAGCTGCCGCCCGTGTAAGACAGTTCGGTAAATGCGGTGTCTAAAGGTTTCTTAGTGACACGGTTGATTAAACCACCATAAGAGATTACTGAACTACTAAATAAGGTACCCGAAGGGCCTTTGATTACTTCAATCCGGTCGATATTGGCGGGATCAATAGCCGAAAATTGATAAGCAGCTAAACCGTTGCGCATCCAGTTACCGGTGATAAAACCGCGCATCATGGTATAAGAGCGTCCGTTGCCGGCTTGCGCTATAGTAGAGGTGCCTGAAGCATTTCGCATCGCGGTTTTATAATCAACGATGTTTTGTTCACGCAGCAATTCGCTGGAGATCACCGAATATACTTGCGGGTTTTCCAGGTTGGCCAGCGGCATACGTGCCACCATGTCGGATGTTTTATCACCGAATTTTAGCCGGTGGTTAGTGCTTATCACTACATCAGCTAACTGCCTCGCATCCTGTTTCAGGCTAAGATTAACGACCAACGTTTGACCGCCTACAACTTTGACCGACTGCTCATAACCTATCAAGCCTATCGCACTTAATTTCAGGGTATAGGTTCCGGGTTCTATCTTTGTTAACTGGTAAT includes:
- a CDS encoding PepSY-associated TM helix domain-containing protein translates to MIKKIAGKLHLWLGLASGLVVFISLFGAAVFVWQTELTNWLHRDMVYVPAIGRQELPMDILIRSAKLVEPGRDITYVARARDPHKSVVFDVVKLNPHPSWYYQSAYLVYEQVYVDRYTGKVLGIIDNRRELIWIMYALHTSLQLKYEVGHYIVGTATLILFVMALTGIVLWWPKHKAALKQRLWFRWKKTTRWRRKNYDLHNIGGIYTWIFILFFAATGLAWTFSWWESGIYRLLGADPKKMFAEPSVKPAIKSAYTYESLIQNAEKRVPHWESIGFSLPGQAKPDSAQALFCVVHYNTGSGWDEWDEYLYNSQNGRLYYSQTQAQKQLGEKWRTSNYALHTGSIYGLPTKILATFIALFCAFLPISGFLIWLGRRKKTTRMSGK
- a CDS encoding TonB-dependent receptor, encoding MNSSLWSKNIYFTFLLVLASVTAFAQTGTIKGTIKTSDGQPAAAITIGLLGTTRGTITNEQGHYQLTKIEPGTYTLKLSAIGLIGYEQSVKVVGGQTLVVNLSLKQDARQLADVVISTNHRLKFGDKTSDMVARMPLANLENPQVYSVISSELLREQNIVDYKTAMRNASGTSTIAQAGNGRSYTMMRGFITGNWMRNGLAAYQFSAIDPANIDRIEVIKGPSGTLFSSSVISYGGLINRVTKKPLDTAFTELSYTGGSFGLNRVTADVNTPLSNDKKVLFRLNAAADHNGNFQDAGFEHNYFIAPSLTYKASNKLTFNFEAELYQRHTGSINGFNLADNTYWAGKSYKDIPLDYNRSYQGNDIDTKLTNYNVYLQANYQFSKQWKSQTLFTLNGVYAPHQMFLDKYILDDHQMIRQVGLLSDKYHQTEIQQNFTGDVQLGGMRHRLLLGFDYTAYRQDPYYYVSTNFDVINYTQPGNLFVSRSAFDKAIDTLKKSPSDQNTFNSAVYFADVINITDRLNVLASVRIDHYDDHGFHDINTNTYTGAFSQTKASPKFGAVYQLIKGTLSAFANYQNGFSYTNAKAEDGKLFKPEQAFQYEGGFKMESANNKWSATLSYYDILVKDKLRTNPANTNFYLQDATQSSKGLEAELVANPVNGLNILLGYGYNISEFTKADAAIQGKRPYGTPKHLINGWASYALRKGSLKGFGLGFGGNYSSSSYGDDTDLVTVPSYVLLSSTAFYDRGKYRIGLKVDNLTNVYYWGPFMQPQPTRSYSLNLSYKFY